One window of the Oncorhynchus clarkii lewisi isolate Uvic-CL-2024 chromosome 19, UVic_Ocla_1.0, whole genome shotgun sequence genome contains the following:
- the LOC139374793 gene encoding uncharacterized protein, producing the protein MTNGMVFHTQIASIMEVLANAAVAEICKLVDDDYAVFRLEITQSQKENRSLRRKLQLLELKMARDRVLASRPSIKILDRYRGMARGEGHLTGGHRSFVKPAGHNTWGDDQPITDEGSGTSTQHVIMIESTDAETAGPGVKQERSEGEEDPRHSRNIQTGTAGVHTVDTENPIATVQPRTQRSITEVRDRHKSETDTETLTVTQSLILTGSDHRSDPERLGLGPLGCPPAPGSEYLLYGNPNMRAVNSHLDSGDVLETGNDPSCSYATEMDPGNMRLGLETHTDLSRGDWNRYSSSVYSEGCLDKKGEGLLIDEVTVKVEGDPPPIWNADSQLGDRHSQGRDFLDYRESLETNQNVATHSPLHALRDHDPVSTSMGHSDSHSRVLFDQVLNSKDRPRAQVQGGGETSGGIKEKPFLCMFCNKGFSCPQKVEIHQRVHTGVKPYSCNQCHMRFAQAGNLKRHQMVHTGVKPFSCPQCPMCFAQAGDLKRHQRVHTGEKPYSCTQCPMRFAQAGHLKMHLKVHTGERPFACTHCGKRFSERSYLRIHQQKKHSTL; encoded by the exons atgACTAACGGTATGGTTTTCCACACGCAAATTGCCTCCATAATGGAGGTGTTAGCGAATGccgccgtggcagagatctgtaaactcgtagacgacgactatgcagtgtttcgtttggaaataactcaaagccagaaagaaaacaggtcattgcggaggaaactacagcTACTTGAACTGAAGATGGCACGGGACCGCGTCCTAGCCAGTCGTCCCAGTATCAAGATCCTCGACCGGtacagaggaatggcaagag gtgaaggacatctcactggaggccacaggagctttgtgaagccagCGGGACACAATACATGGGgagatgaccaaccaatcactgatgaggggagtggaacctcaacccagcacGTTATCATGATAGAG TCTACAGATGCAGAGACTGCAGGTCCTGGGGTCAAGCAGGAGaggtctgaaggagaggaggacccacGGCACAGTAGAAACATCCAGACTGGAACGGCTGGAGTGCACACTGTAGACACAGAGAACCCCATTGCCACAGTGCAGCCCAGGACCCAACGCAGCATCACggaggtcagagacagacacaagtcagagacagacacagagactttAACTGTAACACAAAGCCTTATACTCACAGGAtctgaccacagatcagacccagagagactggggctggggcCACTGGGATGTCCTCCTGCTCCTGGCTCAGAGTACTTACTTTACGGTAACCCGAACATGAGGGCTGTTAATTCCCATCTGGACTCAGGTGATGTGTTAGAGACTGGCAATGATCCGTCTTGTTCTTACGCTACAGAGATGGACCCTGGCAACATGCGATTGGGTTTAGAGACACACACTGATCTGTCTAGAGGGGACTGGAACcggtacagtagtagtgtatactcCGAAGGGTGCCTAGATAAGAAAGGGGAGGGTCTGCTCATAGATGAAGtgactgtgaaagtggagggTGACCCTCCTCCCATATGGAATGCAGATAGTCAGCTAGGAGACAGACACTCACAGGGCAGAGATTTCTTAGATTACAGGGAAAGCTTAGAGACCAATCAAAATGTTGCGACCCATTCCCCTTTGCACGCACTCAGGGATCACGACCCAGTGTCAACGTCGATGGGGCATTCCGATTCACACAGCCGCGTCCTTTTCGatcaggtattgaactcaaaAGACAGGCCTAGAGCCCAGGTTcagggagggggagaaacatcAGGCGGTATTAAAGAGAAACCGTTtctctgcatgttctgtaacaaaggcttcagctgcccccagaaggtggagatccaccagagggtccacacaggggtgaaACCCTACAGCTGTAACCAATGTCACATGCGCTTCGCCCAGGCTGgcaacctgaagaggcaccagatgGTTCACACAGGAGTGAAACCCTTCAGCTGTCCCCAGTGTCCCATGTGCTTTGCTCAGGCCGgtgacctgaagaggcaccagagggtccacacaggggaaaaaccctacagctgtacccagtgtcccATGCGCTTCGCCCAGGCTGGTCACTtgaagatgcacctgaaggtccacactGGAGAGAGGCCGTTCGCCTGTACACACTgcgggaagaggttctcagagagaagctacctcaggatacaccagcagaaaaaacATTCCACTCTATAA
- the LOC139374802 gene encoding uncharacterized protein yields MADCNDMGFHTQIASVMEVLANAAVAEICKLVDDDYAVFRLEISQSQKENSGLRRKLQLLELKVARERRPSSVKILDRYKTGLARGEGHLTGGHRSFVKPAGHNTWNDDQPITVDEASGSSTQHVVVIEPADAGPGFKLERSEGDEDPRHSRNIQTGVEDPTTDAAQPRTRRSITEVSGTLNAVLKSKTDTKTLTVTHSLLHTGPDQISDPGLGRLGCPPAAGSDYLPVFHQSQRPVHSRGDGDGDMLDTGGDDPACSYTTEKDPGNMPLGLETQTDLSIGDWNQYSSSVYSEGYLDKKGEGLVINEVTVKLEGDVPSTWNADNHLGEGHSQGRDFLDYRESLETNPNVATHSPLHTLRDRDPVSTSVGSSDSHGHVFVDQVLNSNNRARAQARGGVATSGNSKEKRFLCMFCNKGFSCPQKVEIHQRVHTGEKPFSCTQCHMRFTEAGTLKRHQRVHTGEKPYSCPQCEKRFSRQDKLKRHLKVHTGERPFACTHCGKRFSERSYLRIHQEKTHSTL; encoded by the exons ATGGCTGACTGTAACGATATgggttttcacactcaaatagcctccgTCATGGAGGTTCTAGCGAATGCAGCCGTTGCAgagatctgtaaactcgtagacgacgactatgcagtgtttcgtttggaaatttctcaaagccagaaagaaaataGCGGATTACGGAGGAAACTACAACTACTGGAACTGAAGGTGGCACGGGAGCGTCgtcccagtagtgtcaagatCCTAGACCGATACAAAACAGGATTGGCAAGAG gtgaaggacatctcactggaggccacaggagctttgtgaagccagcaggacacaaTACATGGAATGATGACCAACCAATTACTGTTGATGAGGCGAGTGGATCCTCAACCCAGCACGTTGTCGTGATAGAG CCTGCAGATGCAGGTCCTGGGTTCAAGCTAGAGAGGTCTGAAGGAGACGAGGACCCACGGCACAGCAGAAACATCCAGACTGGAGTCGAGGACCCTACCACTGACGCAGCGCAGCCCAGGACCCGACGCAgcatcacggaggtcagtggaacgcTGAACGCCGTCCTCAAGTCAAAGACAGACACCAAGACGTTAACTGTAACACACAGTCTCTTACACACAGGACCTGACCAAATATCAGATCCAGGTCTGGGGAGACTGGGCTGTCCTCCTGCTGCCGGCTCAGACTATTTACCGGTATTTCACCAGAGCCAGAGGCCTGTTCATTCCCGTGGGGATGGTGATGGTGACATGTTAGACACTGGTGGTGATGATCCTGCTTGTTCTTACACTACAGAGAAGGACCCTGGCAACATGCCCCTGGGTTTAGAAACACAGACTGATCTGTCTATAGGGGACTGGAAtcagtacagtagtagtgtatactctgaAGGGTACTTAGATAAGAAAGGGGAGGGGCTTGTCATAAATGAAGTGACTGTGAAATTGGAGGGCGATGTTCCTTCCACATGGAATGCAGATAATCACCTAGGAGAAGGACACTCGCAGGGCAGAGATTTTTTAGACTACAGGGAAAGCTTAGAGACAAATCCAAATGTTGCGACCCACTCCCCTTTACACACGCTCAGAGATCGAGACCCTGTGTCCACGTCGGTGGGATCTTCAGATTCACACGGCCATGTCTTTGTCGatcaggtattgaactcaaaCAACAGGGCTAGAGCCCAGGCTCGGGGAGGGGTAGCAACATCAGGCAATAGTAAAGAGaaacggttcctctgcatgttctgtaacaaaggcttcagctgcccccagaaggtggagatccaccagagggtccacacaggggagaaaccattcagctgtacccagtgccACATGCGCTTCACCGAGGCTGGCACCCTGAAgcggcaccagagggtccacacaggggagaaaccttacAGCTGCCCCCAGTGCGAGAAGAGGTTCTCCCGCCAGGACAAACTGAAGAggcacctgaaggtccacacgggAGAGAGGCCGTTCGCCTGTACGCACTgcgggaagaggttctcagagaggagctacctcagAATACATCAGGAGAAAACCCATTCCACTCTATAA